From the Aspergillus puulaauensis MK2 DNA, chromosome 1, nearly complete sequence genome, the window CACCCCGTCGCCGCCCCAAGCGCAGGCTCAACAAACTTGGTCGCATGCCGAATAAAGCCCCCAGTCGTCGGCATAAACGCCGTGATCTCGCCAGTCGTGTACGCGACTCCAGCCGTGACGAGGCCCATGACGATATACGCCAGGAACGCGCCCGCGGGGCCAGCGGTCGCAATGACCTGGCCTGAGGTGAGGAAGAGCCCCGTTCCCTTGACGGTACATTAGCGACGGAGACGGAGTAGCTATATGGATATATCCTATTTGGGTATTCTCACGATCATGCCCGCGATGGCGATCATAGTGATATGCCGCGACTGGAGATTCCGCTTGATCTCCTCAGGGGCGGCGGGCGCGACATTCCTCTGGCCTGGCCACATCTCCATATCGGTTGTTGTGGCGCCGCCGACCGTCTTCTCGTAGCCAGGCGACGAGTCCATCATGGCAGTGAACTGACGATCGCTCCAGGGCATCGTCGTCAGGCAAGCAGCAAGCTCAGGCCAGCTACTTATGGAGAGGGAAGGCGAGATATCGGAACACGAAAGGCTGAAAGTCTATTTCTCCACCAGACACAAAGGGATTGTGAAAGGGCGAGTAACTGGTCAGTCAGGCAGTCAGTCACTGGAAAGGGGGAAATCGCTTGTTAGTGTGGCGCGCCGGTGTTCTATACGGGCTTCTAGAACACCGGCATCCGACATTTCGCCGTGCATATCTAGCTTCAATCTCGCAAATAGTAAATACTTCCCCTCATCAACAATAATGGCTGACTCCTTCCAACTGTACGACCTGCGCGTCGAGGTGATCTGCCCCGTGGGGAAGCGCATCCTGTGCGGTGCAAAGCAGGGCGACTACTTCACCCTCAAGGGCGAAATGATGCATCTCCCGGAGGGCCAGGGAATCAGTATATACAGCCTGGGTGCGTCTACTTTTACTGTGAGCATGTAGGGCTTTACTCACTGGATACTGCAGCATCGGTCCTCCCTCTTCTGGCTTGCAAGCAGCGTATGACCCATGAGCATGACTGGATGACCACCGATTCGATCATTGCGTGCCCTGATCCAAACTGTCCGTCGCAGTTGAGGATTACCAGGACGGGGATCACCGAGTTCAGGCACTCGGAGACTACGGCGGTGCCTCTAACGACCTGATCAGGTCGCAGAAGCATTAAAGATTCAACTGAgggcattccaggcattccaggcattccaggcattccaggcattccaggcattcTACTCGCTGTGAAAGCTGAAATGGCTATCAGAGATAGGAAATGGCTTGAACAGCCAGGAAACAGATATCTCAACCTGAGCAGAGCTGCTACACGAGAGAAACTCAATCAACATCTCATCAAGCGCAGATAAGCTCAAGTCCAAGAGCATCTGTGTCAGATGCCGAGAATAGGCCTGTCTGTCTGATTGGCAAGTCGGCGAAGGATCCGGTTAGGGCTGAcgatattatattaagtatatacCAGGCAATATAGACACAGAACCAAAGAATATACAACAGAACCAATCCAACTTcaaaaagatatataataaatcacCCCCTCTCAATTATAGTCTCCTGCACAACCTTAATCCCTCCAATCTCCGCGACCAACTCCTCATCCaaactcccactcccactgccactgccactgccaccatTCCCACTCGTAacaacagccccagcactCGATCCCTCCCTCCTAGGCGGAAACTCAAACCCCTCAACACTCACCTGCCTCGGCAGCGGATGCATATCCAGCATACAAGCCTCATCGCCCGTCCTTGTCTCATCCCTCCACTGACTGTCCGGCAACGACAGCGGGTGTCGgaacctcctcttcttcgacgcctgCGAGACACCGGGGCTTTTCCACTTCATTTCCTCCCCGTCTGAGAGCGGGTAGCTCTGGCTGCGTCCTGAGCGGGAACGCCCTGACCGCGACCGAGTCGACGTCATGTATATACCCGCGGACTTTGCGGCGCGCCGCATGTACGGGTAGATCATGGGTGCGTTGCCGATTATCACGGCCACGAAGGTCTCGCGACACGCCCAGCTGCCGGCTTGGGAGGCGCCGTTTGCACCGGCCTGGGGGTTTAGTGTTAgtttttgtctttctttctcttatGTGTAAGATGGTAATGAGTAAGATGGGAATGAGGCTTACAGTAAGGATTAACACGCAGCGCAGGATTCCAGCGGCCATGACAAATGTTCCCCCGGAGAAGAGGATCAGGAGTTCGAGTTTCTCGCGGAGGGGGAGGCGTGCTTTAAATAGGATCTGATATCATATCTGTCAGTCATTGCTGCATATGTCCTGTAAGAATGTAAGGGACGCACTGGAGTAGGAATGGTTATGAGATACATGTCCGTGGCGACATTCAAAGTCACCGTAACATAGACATCAATCTTGGACACTGCAGGCTGGCAATAATTGCCAGGGTCAGGGTAGATCTGCCAGTTCTTTTTCATCGGGTGGCagccgaagaggatggagcAGATGACGGCGATGTAGGTCACCCCGATGAGGACGTATGCGATCTTGACGCGGATATTCATGTTGATTAATCCGGCTCTATTCACTATTAGCATATCATTTTCTATcagttgttgtggtggtgacGGACGTAAGCCGCGAGTAGAAGATAGCCATGCAGGCCTTCAGCAGCCACAACAGGGTCGTATACAGCGACCACCCGAGGACCTGCGTCTTGGACCCGCCAACACGCAGGGCATACTCTTGTGACGAAGGGTCGAGAGCGGCGCGCTGCTCGTCTGTCATGGAGTTGTTGGCGAGGCCCTGCCACCAGGCTCCGACGCAGAAAGCAGCGCCTGTTTCAAGGCCGTACACCACCTGGCCAAGTTAGCATTCGGCATTCGCAAATAAACAAGTGAGTAGAGGCAATACCCCAGCCAATGGCATGAGATAATCGTCGAGCTGGAAGTTGCTGGGCCCCGCGGTGGTCCATCGTGCAGCGACACGAATGGCAATGGCCACAACCGCGATGGCCAGCAGAGTAAACGCTTCGACTTCAAACTGGGCCATTTTGCAGAAACAGAGGCTTGCTTTGCTGTAAGGAAGCAAACGTGGAAGGGTACCTACATGATATACCCATTCGAATTTTGAAACAATCTCCTCTCATCCCTTGAAGAGACGAAATTACACATCGCAGACAGTGCACCCGCTGGAGACGATATAGGTCATAGATATGCCGTTGCCAGCCCCACCGGACCGTTAAGTATTACTGGAACAGGCGGATCGAAGAGTCGATAGATTCCAATCCAAGGGACGCGCCGGGTCTGTGTCGCTGCGATCGGCATCGGACTTTTGACAGCGCTGAGCACTGACCGTGACAGCACAGCCAGCTGCAGAAGGCTATTTTTGCCGACCAAAGTCTGCTCGAATCGCAGAGCCAATCTGCAGTCCATCTGCGGTCCATCTGCGGTCCGTCTGCAGTCAGCCTGCACATCGTTCCAGCCAGTTCTGCATGTAGGGAGTTTTCTCGCCGATTCAATCCTGCCCCTCGTTTGTACGAATCACAACCTACAGAGACGCACAGATCAGCCGACAGACACCTCACAAGCTCCCAGGGCAAGTTGGCCCGAGTGCAGTTGCACAGCTTTTAATCTTATTCTCCGCGGTCGAGCCTGCAATACGTAACCTGCAATCACGGCTGGACCCAGCGGGACTGGTGGAATGACAGCGACAGAGTGGACACGGTGGACCAAGTGGGCGACCGTTAAGTTTTGGCGAAAGACAGCAGTCAAGGTAATTAATCAGGCAACTAATCGGCGGAACAAAAGGCCTGTGCATTGCATTCTCGGATGCAGCGTCGCATTTATATCCGCATTTGCTCCTCCGTCTGCGTCCTGTACATTAGTCTCCTACATCCCATTGATAAGTCTCATGGAGAGCCTCGACCTGCTCGTCATCGGCGCTGGTACGTTTCCCTCAATTGACTCTGTTTCTATTCTAATGGATCAGGCTGGAGCGGCCTTGCTGCCCTCAAGACATACCGCGAAGTCCACCCTTCTGCCTCAGTATGTCTGCTCGAGGGCGCATCCTCAGTCGGTGGCGTCTGGGCCACGCACCGACTGTGGGACGGACTCAAGTCCAACAACATGCGCGGCACGTACGAGTACTCGGACTTCCCCATGGACGACTCCTACGGCGTCAAGCACGGCGAGCACATCCCGGGCCACGTCGTCCAGCGGTATCTTGAGCGATACGCGCAGCACTTTGGCATCGTGGAGAATATCCGGCTGCAGTGCCGGGTCTCAGTCGTGGAGCATCACGACGACACTACCTGGACAGTGACCTACGTCGATTCCACCGCAGACGGCGATGTTGAGGTCCAGGTGCACGCGCGCAAGCTCATCCTGGCCACGGGCATCACGTCGCAGCCCTATCTGGCGCACATCCCAGGGCAGGAAACATTCGACCGGCCGCTCTTCCACACGGTCGACATGCCCATCCACCACAAGTCGACCGTCCAGCAGGCCCAGAACCGCATTGCCGTGCTGGGAGCCACCAAGTCCGCCTGGGACGCCGTCTATACAGCTGCATCCGCCGGCGCCCAGGTCGACTGGATCATCCGCGACAACGGCCACGGCCCTTGCTGGATGGCGCCCCCCTATGTGACTCCATTGCACCGCTggctcgagaagctcgtcaCGACGCGCCTCCTGACCTGGTTCAGCCCGTGCATCTGGTCTGATCCCATCGCCGAGCAGCCTGGCTCGCGCGTGCGTCGTTTCCTGCACGGCACCTGGCTGGGACGCAAGATCACCGACACCTTCTGGACCATCCTGGGCAACGACGTCGTCTCGCTCAATAAGTTCAACTCGCACCCTGAACTGGCCAAGCTGAAGCCCTGGATCTCGCCCTTCTGGGTGGCGTCGggcctctccatcctcaactaTCCCACCAACTTCTTCGACCTCGTCACCCAGGGCCACGTCCGCATCCACGTCGACCACATCGACCACCTCTCCCAGGGCACAATCCACCTCTCCAACACCCCAGACCCTCTGTCCAACATCTCCGCCCTCATCGTCGCCTCAGGCTGGGAACCCACACCCTCAATCACCTTCCTCCccgcctccctcccctccctcctcggCTTCCCCAACGCCCCAGACCCCCTCCCCCAACCCCTCATCAGCGCAGCCGACACAGAGATCCTGCGCCGCTTCCCCCGCCTCGCAAAGCGCCCAACACACGCCTCCCCGTCGAAATACTCGCCTCTGGCACCAGACGCACAGACAGAGACCCAGTCGCTGCACCCCTACCGCCTGACGCGGTTCATGGTTCCCGCGTCGCCCCTCGCGGCCGAGCGCAGCGTCGCGTTCGCGGGCATCGCCATGACGATCAATACCCCCTTGCTTGCGCAGACTCAGGCCCTTTGGATCGCGGCATTCTTTTCCGACCGCTTGAGTTTGCAGGGGATCACCACTGAGCGGTGTCCGGTGGAGCTTGCCCGGAGCTATTGTCGGGAGGGTGGTGTTAAGAGCAGCGGGAAGGGTGTGGATGTAGATGTGAGTGAACAGGGTACAAATACAGACGCGGACATCCTATATGAAACGGCCCTGCACACGCAGTTCGGCGTGCATCGGTACCCCGGGGGTCTTGGACGGAGGAATCCGGACTTTGTCTTCGATGCGATTCCGTATGTGGATGTGCTTCTGAAGGATCTGGGGATTGAGggggcgaggaagagtgaCAGGGGGTGGAAGAGGTGTGTTGAGCCGTATGGGGTGGAGGATTAtgttgggcttgttggggagtggagggggagggacGAGAAGATTGTTGCGTAATTGTTTGTCTGTCTTGTTTATCTACTCAGTCCACTCTCATCACTTAAATGATCAATACTCAAACCGTTCGAAAATGGCCacgccctcctcgtccacgccCTCCACCATCCCTCTCGCCCTCCCATTCCACCGCAGATGCGCCCCCTGTCCCCCTCTCTCCTCGTTATCAGCCGCAACATTCACCTGCGCCCCCGGGATCCCAACCTGGAACCCACTGACCAGCCCTCCCTCCGTCTGTTCTTGCCCGGCGATAATCGTCACTGATCCATCCGCACACCCTGCATTCACATTCTCCCCGTCCCGCGCCAGGAACGAACTCACGACTTCCTGGTTCGGGTTGTTTTCACTGGTATACGACAGCCAGAGAACCGAGTAGAGTCCTAGATGGGCTCGTCCGCGTTGCAGGGATTTTGTGGATGAGGTGAATGGGCGAGATGACCAGACCTGGAATTATAATTAGTCTCCTCTGTCCTCGTCTATACAATATGGGGGGGGGAACCTACCTTGTCATGATACCCATACCCCTCGAAGCTCAGCCTCTCGCCATTCACATTGACATCCACCCTGGCAATCGCATCCGGCATAACAGCCACCCAGCCGAGCCCCGAGTCTCCGATATCAAGCGCAGCGCTGAAATCCGAGGCTGTTGAGCAGCGGGAGTGCGAGGGCGTTATCTGATCTGTATTAGCATCATCAATCCATAACAtcaagagagagagagagagagagagagagagatctAGAAATAGGAAAGACATACCCTCTCCATACTAATCCCCCCCGTAATATtcaccccatccccaacatcaAACTCAACCTCATACCCCTCCTcactccccatccacccaccaGCCCCATGCCAAATCGCCACACTGGAATCCCCACTCCCATGCATCCGCGCACTGTCCACAGCCTGCACATGGCGAAACCGCCTGCCGTCCGCAAAAGTCACCCAGATATGCGCCCAGAGGGAGTGCCCATTCAACCCCGTCCCAGTCCCATTACCCGGGAGAGGCTGCGTCAAATTGCCAATGCCCGGCCTGTCAAGCGGATACCCGTCGGGCCCGGCATTGGCAAAGGTAATTGCGACGCTGGCGTTGGGGTTCTCGATCCCGATTGCGTCGAAGTGCCACCAGTCGAACGTGGAGGCGTTGGCGTGCGAGAGCTTGGGGCTGTCTAGGTCGGATTGGTCGAGGGAGGGCGTGAGGTAGTCGGCGGTTATGGGGCCCGTGGAGAGTGTTGGCGGGATGTTGAGGGCGTAGCGGGCTGTTGCTAGGGTGGTTAGGCCTAGTAGGCCTAGGAGGGTTGGATgcatgttgaagaagagaaagaatcaAGAATGTCTGGATGAGTGGTTGatttggtgggtttggaAGTTGTTTATGTAGTCTGGTCTATACTCTTGGTCTCTTATACTGTGATAATGGAAGCGCTGTAATAATATAACGTAGTGCAGGAGGTCATACAGTGACACAGCACAACGGCACGGTACAGCAATGCTACTCAGTGCTCTTGCTATTGCATACAGATACATACATACGGGACACAAAAAACGGACAGACACCAAACACCCAGCCGAATcccaagccaagccaagccaaCCTCAAGCCAGGTCACAATAATCCTGGACGTTCCACGTGTGGAATCAATCAATCCGTCTTCAGTACATACAAAACGCCGAACAAACATGCGATGAGGGCGGACGGGacaccacctccgccgaaactccttccatccatccctgATTGTGCCagtctgcttctccttctgcttctcctgcttctcaCTCTCTATATTCCCAGCTTTGTTTCATTCCGGGGCGGGTTGCGGCCGTTTCCTGGTTCGCTCCGCTTTCCCGGGTGCGCACCGTAGAGTCGGTCGCTACTAGTACCAGGTACTCGTTTGAGTAACCCCGTCTGAGTGACGTGACATGCACTGTACACTCAAAGGGGCGCCAGCTTATAACGATGGACGGTCCGAGCAGTTAGTGCTCGCCAGTTTCCTCGACCTTGACTTCCTGTTTGACCGGTTTCTCCAGTTCATCCTTGCAGCCTTTGACCAGTTGATGGCGCTACTCATGTCAGTACACTATCGGAATTTCAGCGGAAAACAAAGAACGGAACGTACCTTCAATGCATCCTTGCGCGAAAACTGCTTGTCGCAGTTATGGCACGGATACGGCTTGACTGCAAGGTGGATGCGACTGTGTCGCTTCAGGTCGTGGTTCCGGTTGAAGCTCTGCGGACACTTGTCGCACTTGAACGGCCGGTCGTTTGTCGGGCCCGCGCCTCCGTGCATCGGATGTGGCGGGTGTCCGCCATACATCTGCTGCATGCTAGCCACATGTCCGCTGTTGAAGCCTGGGAGAATCCCCGACTGCAACGGGCCCATTATCGACATCTGCCCACCCGGGCTGTGGACGTTGGACATCACCGGCCCTGTCATGGCAGGCAGCGAATATGACGGCCACGGCTGGCGTTGGTAACTTAGGTGAGGTGGttgctgtggtggtggtggtggcggaggcgGGTTTGAGGCAACCCGAGGCGGAGCGTGATGCATCGCCAgtggcggaggatgcggttgTTGTGCCCCTCCGTACGGCTGGTAGGCGTTCGTCGGGCTCGACAGCTGCTGGACGGCTCCGTAGGCCGGCGCAGACGAAGATTTGGCCATGTACGGATCGTTCGACGGGACAGACGGATGCGGCGGAGCGCTTATCATCGGAGGGGCCATCCCAGCATGCGCGGATGCTGCTGTCCCCATCGGCTGATGGAACGGGGGTAGATGGTTCATATCGTATCCTGGGGGGATGGTATCGGCGCCGGGGGTCGAGGTCGCCGGGTTGCGATGGAGAGAAGGGTTGAATGATGGCGAAAAGGGATCTCGATTTGAGTAGGACGAGTTGAGCCCTGGGGTCCAAGGCTGACGGCCAGCGCTTCCGCTATACGAGCCTTGGGAGGCCCAGTAAGACGTCGACTCGGGAGAAGACGAGATCGCGCTCAACGTCGGCGCAGTCACAGTCGTCGCAGCCGCAGTCGCCGTTGTCGCAATCGGAATGTCACCAGCATGTGCTGTTTGGGTCGCGATGATGTTGCCGACACTAGAtgtcggcggaggaagatgcggGTGATGCTGGGGATACTTCAAGGCGGCCACGGCGCCGTTGCTGAATGACGGTGTAGGCAACTCGAAACTCGGCAGCGGCGGAGCAGCCGGTCGACGTGCATTCaagggttgttgttggatgtCCAGGCCGGGCCCCATTCCCGGGAGGACCGCAAGAGTCGCCAGGTTTGCAGACGCGTCCCTGGGCAATGCTGCAGGAGCGACAGCCAGGGCCGGGGAGAGCGAGGACTGCgagggaggaagatgaaaggCAAACTGCTCAGCGGACTCAgcaccggcaccggcaccggcacCCAGGTGCCAGAAACGATGATTCCCAGAGAGGGCCCCCGAGATGTCGGGAGGATCCAGGGCGAGTGGGATCGCAGAGCGCGATCTCTCAGAGCAGTAAAGGATCGGCCGAGATAAGAGCCTGCGATGCAGAGGCTGGAGCGGTGGAGATCTCAACTAACAGGCATACCCGGGGGATTCTAAACAAGCAGCAGGACTTGGGAGTTGACAGCGAGAACCAGCGGATTCAGGACAAAGACATGGCGTGGAGAGACAAAGAGTCCGTCAGTCAGTCACCCATGGGCGAGAGGGAAGGAGagcgagggagagagagagagggaggcgaaagaaagaagagagcgGTCAGATACGAAAGAGAGGAGCCAAAAGTCAGActgcaataataataatcagaATAAGAGCTCGATATCAGGCAGAGTCTGCGAGGGTCTGGCCAACGCGGGGGTGCAAATGGTGAAAATAGTGAAAATTGGGAGGAAAAACAGAAATagaaaaacagaaaaggagACGCGCAGCAAaaggaggaaaaagaaacgagagGAGCGAGACTAACGACTGCGATGGCCTCGTCCGGCTTTTGCTCAGTGCTCACAGGCCGATTGCCTCGACTTGTCTTTTACTCTGATCTcgattcttttctttgtatCTCACGATGATCACTCGGCAACGTGGTTGACAGGGAAGAGGTCCACCGTTCGGCTTGAAGTCTAGGGGCGCGCACTGCGCAGGACAGAGTATAACGGGGATTAGGAATACAGAGTGAATGCTGCTAACAGTACTATCGCAAGCTAACGAGGTTAAATAACCCGACTCAAGTCAGAGAGTAAGATTAGGGGCTTCCTTgcgttgctgctgcatgaCAGCTGAGGCAGCCGTGTGGTTCTGCTAATAGCGAGTCTGCGATCGATCAGACAACCTGCTTTGACTCTGACAGCCTCCAAGGCTCCAAGCGAGCGACATGAACTCTCCCAGTTCCAGCGCTGGGGTTCGCTCGTATCCGTGGCACGGACACCTGGTGGGCCTCCCTCGGCATTCCAATCCCAttccacttcttcttcctgccctcATCATTCACTCCGTCGCAGGTGTCGGTTGGGCTGTCCAGTTCGGATTCTCAGAAAACAAAGCGAGTGGCCAACGACCGCGCGAGTCACCTGCCCAGTCACCTGCCAGTCCTGCCCGGTCCCGGCCAGTCAGCGGCCAGCGTGCCCAGGCAGCGGGGCGCAGGCTCCCAATTGCATTCCCCCATTGTCAGCACTAGCCGGATGGGGCTAGTGCTGTTTGGGCTCCCAATTGGGTCTCGTGCATGATTTGTCGGGAAAACGCGgtctctcttccttttttccAGCGCTATCTGTCTTTCTCCTCGGTCTCTGGTCTCTGTTCTCTGTTATTGTTCTGTTCCATAATCCATCATCCTGTCTTTCTCAATTGACAATTCTCTCCAAAACTGTCCATCACACGGAATGGCTCGCTCCGCACCAGCCTGCCGGTGCCGGTGGGTCGGGTGGCGGACttgacactgacagcactcaataataaaaataatttcCTCCGCCCACTCAAATTATGCATCGACCCGGGATTGGACCAGTCAAGGCTGTTTAATTAGCTTTCCGCTGGCATGTCTCGCATTTTACCTGTCGCTGCCTTCCTCTGCCTCGCTTTCCGAAGCTGACCAGTCTAAACAAGCTAGCCAAACTCTCGTGTGAGATTAGGATGTTCGGTCTGTGTTCTGGAGAAATGAGACTGAGGAAGAATGCGCTGGTCCCGTCACATTGCTCGCCCTTGGTGTCGGTGAGCTTCTCCTGAAACCGTCCACTCCCAATCTTGGGTCGCATGTGCATCCTTGCATTTCTTTGACATCCAGGAGGTCCGAGAGTCTAGACTTCTGCTCCGCCCTGGCCAGGAATGCGCAGGCGAGCCTGGGCCCTGCTCTCCTCCTGCGCTGCCCATGGATTAAGCTGCAATGGCGCCGTGGCTGCACTGTCGTGGCGTCTGCTCTGGGACTTTATTGTAGTTTATTCCCCCATGGCGGTAGTTTATTCAGCATTGGCTACAGCCTATTCccatgttgctgttgtcgctgttgtGCCATGTTTGGGAGGCGTTGTGTAATCGTCGATCGTATACAGCCTTTATACTTAGCATATCGGTTATATATATCGCTTAATATACCACGTATTGTGACCAGTCCATGCTTTATTTAAAGCTGTCACAAGGGTTAAATCCTGCTTTAGACGCCATCGAAAATAATTGAAGTATTGGAATATCAAACAGCTAGTTATTTGAAATGCTTGATGTGATAACATCGCAGCTGGTAACCGAGCGACCGACGCCGAAATGACGTCGACGCGGGGCTCGGGTAAACGTTCACCACCCAGCTTgccctcttcaacctcatatCCTCCCTCCCAACTCTCTCCCAATTCATCAACTGCTGTCAATTGTACGTTAATCTCTCTTGTCTCTCAATTGTCTATGTTTACCCGCCAGCTTCTAACCTACCCCCTTCGTAGGTCCATATTCTCTCTGAGACAACCCCGCATCTCGAGCTCGccattccaattccaattcCAACGACCACTCCATTGCTCAGCTTCAAACATGTCTGGCGTTAGCAAGGCCTGCTGCTCGTGCGTCTCTCTGGCAACCCCAGCTGCACAAACAGCTAACATAGCCGTGTCAACAGCATCCCCCCGATCGTCTCCAAGGGCTACCAGCCCAAGGGCGAATACAAGACCATCAATGGCCTGAAGACATGTCCGTCCTCCATTCCAACCACCTGAAACCACTCTAACATGGCAACAGATGTCACGGGCCCTGAATCCGCTACCAAGGCCATTCTCGTCATCTACGGTACTTCCCCTCTCCCCCACACCCCCCAATCCAAAACCCCAGCTAACCAAGGTACTGGATACTTAGACATTTTTGGCTTCTTCCCTCAAACCTTGCAGGGCGCCGACATCctctccacatcctcctcgcaaAAGTACCGCGTGTTCATCCCCGACTTCTTCGAAGGCCAACCCGCCGACATCTCTTGGTTCCCCCCTCAAACCGACGATCATAAGCAAAAGCTCGGCGCCTTCTTCCAAACCAAAGCCGCACCCCCGAACACCCTCTCCAAGATTCCCGGCGTCGTCTCCGAAGCCAACTCCCTCGCACCCCCGACCCCCTCCGGCGGCGGCTTCACCTCCTGGAGCATTCTCGGCTACTGCTGGGGCGGCAAGATCAGCGTTCTCTCCTCGGGCACCGAGAACAAAACATTCAAGGCAGCCGTGCAGTGCCACCCGGCCATGCTGGACCCGAATGAC encodes:
- a CDS encoding TIGR04076 family protein (COG:S;~EggNog:ENOG410PPUT;~InterPro:IPR023811), yielding MADSFQLYDLRVEVICPVGKRILCGAKQGDYFTLKGEMMHLPEGQGISIYSLASVLPLLACKQRMTHEHDWMTTDSIIACPDPNCPSQLRITRTGITEFRHSETTAVPLTT
- a CDS encoding uncharacterized protein (COG:S;~EggNog:ENOG410PJRK;~TransMembrane:7 (o6-28i40-63o97-118i130-152o180-203i215-241o247-268i)); amino-acid sequence: MAQFEVEAFTLLAIAVVAIAIRVAARWTTAGPSNFQLDDYLMPLAGVVYGLETGAAFCVGAWWQGLANNSMTDEQRAALDPSSQEYALRVGGSKTQVLGWSLYTTLLWLLKACMAIFYSRLTAGLINMNIRVKIAYVLIGVTYIAVICSILFGCHPMKKNWQIYPDPGNYCQPAVSKIDVYVTVTLNVATDMYLITIPTPILFKARLPLREKLELLILFSGGTFVMAAGILRCVLILTAGANGASQAGSWACRETFVAVIIGNAPMIYPYMRRAAKSAGIYMTSTRSRSGRSRSGRSQSYPLSDGEEMKWKSPGVSQASKKRRFRHPLSLPDSQWRDETRTGDEACMLDMHPLPRQVSVEGFEFPPRREGSSAGAVVTSGNGGSGSGSGSGSLDEELVAEIGGIKVVQETIIERG
- a CDS encoding flavin-binding monooxygenase-like protein (COG:S;~EggNog:ENOG410PJV2;~InterPro:IPR036188;~PFAM:PF07992,PF13738,PF13450), with translation MESLDLLVIGAGWSGLAALKTYREVHPSASVCLLEGASSVGGVWATHRLWDGLKSNNMRGTYEYSDFPMDDSYGVKHGEHIPGHVVQRYLERYAQHFGIVENIRLQCRVSVVEHHDDTTWTVTYVDSTADGDVEVQVHARKLILATGITSQPYLAHIPGQETFDRPLFHTVDMPIHHKSTVQQAQNRIAVLGATKSAWDAVYTAASAGAQVDWIIRDNGHGPCWMAPPYVTPLHRWLEKLVTTRLLTWFSPCIWSDPIAEQPGSRVRRFLHGTWLGRKITDTFWTILGNDVVSLNKFNSHPELAKLKPWISPFWVASGLSILNYPTNFFDLVTQGHVRIHVDHIDHLSQGTIHLSNTPDPLSNISALIVASGWEPTPSITFLPASLPSLLGFPNAPDPLPQPLISAADTEILRRFPRLAKRPTHASPSKYSPLAPDAQTETQSLHPYRLTRFMVPASPLAAERSVAFAGIAMTINTPLLAQTQALWIAAFFSDRLSLQGITTERCPVELARSYCREGGVKSSGKGVDVDVSEQGTNTDADILYETALHTQFGVHRYPGGLGRRNPDFVFDAIPYVDVLLKDLGIEGARKSDRGWKRCVEPYGVEDYVGLVGEWRGRDEKIVA
- a CDS encoding uncharacterized protein (COG:S;~EggNog:ENOG410PSZT;~SECRETED:SignalP(1-17)) codes for the protein MHPTLLGLLGLTTLATARYALNIPPTLSTGPITADYLTPSLDQSDLDSPKLSHANASTFDWWHFDAIGIENPNASVAITFANAGPDGYPLDRPGIGNLTQPLPGNGTGTGLNGHSLWAHIWVTFADGRRFRHVQAVDSARMHGSGDSSVAIWHGAGGWMGSEEGYEVEFDVGDGVNITGGISMERITPSHSRCSTASDFSAALDIGDSGLGWVAVMPDAIARVDVNVNGERLSFEGYGYHDKVWSSRPFTSSTKSLQRGRAHLGLYSVLWLSYTSENNPNQEVVSSFLARDGENVNAGCADGSVTIIAGQEQTEGGLVSGFQVGIPGAQVNVAADNEERGGQGAHLRWNGRARGMVEGVDEEGVAIFERFEY
- a CDS encoding putative C2H2 finger domain protein (COG:K;~EggNog:ENOG410PP1I;~InterPro:IPR036236,IPR013087;~PFAM:PF00096), which produces MGPGLDIQQQPLNARRPAAPPLPSFELPTPSFSNGAVAALKYPQHHPHLPPPTSSVGNIIATQTAHAGDIPIATTATAAATTVTAPTLSAISSSPESTSYWASQGSYSGSAGRQPWTPGLNSSYSNRDPFSPSFNPSLHRNPATSTPGADTIPPGYDMNHLPPFHQPMGTAASAHAGMAPPMISAPPHPSVPSNDPYMAKSSSAPAYGAVQQLSSPTNAYQPYGGAQQPHPPPLAMHHAPPRVASNPPPPPPPPQQPPHLSYQRQPWPSYSLPAMTGPVMSNVHSPGGQMSIMGPLQSGILPGFNSGHVASMQQMYGGHPPHPMHGGAGPTNDRPFKCDKCPQSFNRNHDLKRHSRIHLAVKPYPCHNCDKQFSRKDALKRHQLVKGCKDELEKPVKQEVKVEETGEH
- a CDS encoding dienelactone hydrolase family protein (COG:Q;~EggNog:ENOG410PKK4;~InterPro:IPR002925,IPR029058;~PFAM:PF01738;~go_function: GO:0016787 - hydrolase activity [Evidence IEA]), coding for MSGVSKACCSIPPIVSKGYQPKGEYKTINGLKTYVTGPESATKAILVIYDIFGFFPQTLQGADILSTSSSQKYRVFIPDFFEGQPADISWFPPQTDDHKQKLGAFFQTKAAPPNTLSKIPGVVSEANSLAPPTPSGGGFTSWSILGYCWGGKISVLSSGTENKTFKAAVQCHPAMLDPNDAKNINIPMALLASKDENPDDVSKFDAGLKTDHYVETFPSQIHGWMAARSDLEDENVKKEYERGYRTALDFLGKHA